The Synechocystis sp. PCC 7509 genome includes a window with the following:
- a CDS encoding ABC transporter ATP-binding protein, with amino-acid sequence MSQLSSTKNSDRSIFDRGEFLVVENLIKSYPAPDGKETVVLNGINLTIKENEFISVIGHSGCGKSTLLKIVAGLEKATSGLVTLEGKAIRKPGAERMMVFQQYSLLPWLTVRENIRLAVDEVLKKATRPEKISIVNEHIAMVNLNAAADKYPDEISGGMKQRVGIARALATRPKMLLMDEPFGALDALTRGKLQRQVLDIWENQRQAVMMITHDVDEAIYMSDRIVLMTNGPEATIGEILDVPFDHPRDRASMRNSKEYYELRNHALNFLDRYFTQDE; translated from the coding sequence ATGAGCCAATTATCATCGACAAAAAATAGCGATCGCTCGATCTTCGATAGGGGAGAATTTTTAGTAGTAGAAAATCTGATCAAATCTTACCCCGCTCCCGATGGCAAAGAAACCGTAGTTTTAAACGGTATCAATTTAACTATCAAAGAAAATGAATTTATCTCAGTAATTGGTCATTCTGGCTGTGGCAAATCTACCTTACTAAAAATTGTCGCGGGACTGGAAAAAGCAACGTCTGGCTTAGTAACTTTAGAAGGGAAAGCCATTCGCAAACCCGGCGCAGAGAGGATGATGGTATTTCAACAATACTCGCTGTTGCCTTGGTTAACTGTGCGAGAAAATATCAGACTAGCGGTAGATGAAGTATTAAAAAAAGCCACTCGACCTGAAAAAATTAGCATCGTTAACGAACATATTGCGATGGTGAATTTAAACGCGGCGGCGGATAAATACCCCGATGAAATCTCCGGTGGCATGAAGCAAAGAGTAGGCATTGCTAGAGCTTTAGCAACTCGCCCAAAAATGCTATTGATGGACGAACCTTTTGGGGCATTAGACGCTTTAACTCGTGGCAAATTGCAAAGACAAGTATTAGATATTTGGGAAAACCAGCGCCAAGCGGTGATGATGATTACCCACGATGTTGATGAAGCAATTTATATGAGCGATCGCATTGTCCTTATGACTAATGGACCCGAAGCAACTATTGGGGAGATATTAGATGTACCTTTCGATCATCCGCGCGATCGCGCCTCAATGAGAAACTCAAAAGAATATTACGAACTTCGCAACCATGCTCTTAATTTCTTAGATCGCTATTTTACCCAAGATGAGTAG
- a CDS encoding fructosamine kinase family protein: MWTQIAAHISQVQPQFKINSHRPVSGGCINQGYAVSDGERTYFVKLNEASKVKMFVAEALGLQEMAQTNTIRVPKPICWGIAENSAYIVLEWLNLAVTATFWQQMGRNLAAMHRTTSANGFGWEQNNTIGSTPQINNWTTDWVEFYATRRLGYQFQLAKRKGGSFPQQEQLLASLPQLLSHQVQPSLVHGDLWGGNAACTEQGEPVIFDPATYYGDRETDIAMTELFGGFPAAFYCSYNEAFPLESGYEQRKTLYNLYHILNHFNLFGGGYESQANRMISQIIG; the protein is encoded by the coding sequence ATGTGGACGCAAATAGCCGCGCATATCTCCCAAGTTCAACCACAGTTTAAAATTAACAGTCATCGCCCGGTAAGTGGTGGCTGTATAAATCAAGGCTACGCAGTTAGCGATGGAGAGCGCACTTATTTTGTAAAATTAAACGAAGCTTCTAAAGTTAAGATGTTTGTCGCCGAAGCATTAGGATTGCAGGAAATGGCGCAAACAAATACTATCCGCGTCCCAAAACCGATTTGTTGGGGAATCGCTGAAAATTCTGCTTACATCGTCTTAGAGTGGCTAAATTTAGCTGTAACGGCTACCTTTTGGCAACAAATGGGGCGCAATTTAGCCGCAATGCACCGCACAACTAGCGCTAACGGTTTTGGGTGGGAACAAAATAATACTATTGGTTCTACACCGCAGATTAACAACTGGACAACTGATTGGGTAGAATTTTACGCTACTCGTCGTTTAGGCTATCAATTTCAATTAGCTAAACGCAAGGGGGGAAGTTTCCCGCAGCAGGAACAATTGTTAGCATCTCTCCCCCAATTGCTATCGCACCAAGTGCAACCATCTTTAGTACATGGCGACTTATGGGGAGGTAACGCCGCTTGTACGGAACAAGGAGAACCCGTAATTTTTGACCCTGCAACCTATTATGGCGATCGCGAAACCGATATTGCAATGACAGAATTATTTGGCGGGTTTCCGGCGGCTTTTTACTGCTCTTACAACGAGGCTTTCCCCTTAGAATCAGGTTACGAGCAACGCAAAACTTTGTATAACTTGTACCACATTCTCAATCACTTCAATTTATTTGGTGGTGGTTACGAATCCCAGGCTAATCGCATGATTTCTCAGATTATAGGTTGA
- a CDS encoding ABC transporter substrate-binding protein codes for MNDNYQNSWSRRSVIKGIGATAASMAVSSCAINANRAPQGLSEAALAIEPVVDSKTLEKPNITVGYVPVNDCAPFAVAWEKGFFRKYGLNVTLSREASWGTSRDGIIFGRLDAAPVVCGAVTNARDGAEGARQAPLCAAMTIHRHGNALTMNRAMWESGLRPWREYNGNLEEFGRDFRRYFDNIPPEKRVWAVVLSSAIYEYFVRYLSAAAGVDPFAEFRVIIVPPPQMLVNMRIGAMQAYMVAEPWNTRAISGNEGIGFTFAQGREIWEGHPDRLLAVMESFIDENPKTYRSLVKAMIEACQYCSKAENRPEIAKIIAQKSYTGAKPTLTSAAIVGNYNYGGFDGKARTVRSPNTTIFFDLPDNLAKIPGDHSTFLWQSESIWLMTQAARWGQIPTVPKDAETVARKAWRTDLYREIAGEMGIECPKDNYKIERAELFIDNKAFDPSDPVGYLNSFEIRANRPKSFYFS; via the coding sequence ATGAACGATAATTACCAAAACAGTTGGAGTCGCCGGAGTGTCATTAAAGGCATCGGGGCGACGGCGGCGAGTATGGCGGTTTCCTCCTGTGCTATCAATGCCAATCGCGCTCCTCAAGGGCTGTCAGAAGCTGCTTTAGCTATAGAACCCGTTGTAGATTCAAAAACTCTAGAAAAACCAAATATCACTGTTGGCTATGTACCTGTAAACGATTGCGCCCCCTTTGCGGTTGCTTGGGAAAAAGGCTTTTTTCGTAAGTATGGCTTGAATGTAACTTTGAGTCGAGAAGCAAGTTGGGGAACATCGCGCGATGGGATAATTTTCGGACGCTTGGATGCTGCCCCGGTAGTGTGTGGAGCGGTAACTAATGCTAGAGACGGTGCTGAAGGCGCAAGACAAGCCCCTTTGTGTGCGGCGATGACAATTCACCGTCACGGTAACGCCTTAACCATGAATAGGGCAATGTGGGAATCGGGGTTGCGTCCTTGGCGGGAGTATAACGGCAATTTAGAGGAATTTGGACGAGATTTTCGCCGCTATTTTGATAACATTCCCCCCGAAAAAAGAGTTTGGGCGGTGGTATTGAGTTCGGCTATTTATGAGTATTTTGTCCGCTACCTATCCGCCGCCGCCGGGGTAGATCCTTTTGCGGAATTTAGGGTAATTATTGTCCCACCGCCACAAATGCTTGTAAATATGCGAATTGGGGCGATGCAAGCTTATATGGTAGCCGAACCTTGGAATACACGGGCAATTAGCGGTAATGAAGGCATTGGGTTTACTTTTGCCCAAGGTAGAGAGATTTGGGAAGGACATCCAGATAGGTTACTAGCGGTAATGGAGTCTTTTATCGATGAAAACCCAAAAACTTATCGTTCGCTAGTTAAGGCAATGATTGAAGCTTGTCAGTATTGCAGCAAAGCCGAAAATCGCCCGGAAATCGCCAAAATTATCGCTCAAAAGTCTTATACAGGCGCTAAACCAACCTTAACTAGCGCGGCGATTGTAGGAAATTATAACTACGGCGGTTTTGATGGCAAAGCTCGGACAGTGCGATCGCCTAATACAACTATTTTCTTCGACTTGCCGGATAATTTAGCTAAAATCCCCGGCGATCATTCTACTTTTTTATGGCAGTCCGAAAGTATTTGGTTAATGACTCAAGCAGCGCGGTGGGGTCAAATACCCACCGTTCCCAAGGATGCTGAAACTGTAGCCCGTAAAGCTTGGCGAACCGATCTTTACCGCGAAATTGCCGGGGAAATGGGTATCGAATGCCCCAAAGATAACTACAAAATTGAAAGGGCTGAGTTATTTATTGATAACAAAGCCTTCGATCCTAGCGATCCCGTTGGTTATCTCAACAGTTTTGAAATTCGTGCTAATCGCCCCAAATCTTTCTACTTTTCGTAA
- a CDS encoding Tex family protein, which yields MVDIAQFLTKELSLKPSQVKNALELFAESASIPFIARYRKERTGEMNEIQLRELSDRFTYLSELEERKTTVINAIADLGKLTEELKLKIDSCLQKTELEDLYLPYKPKRRTKATIAKDKGLQPLAEFIKANFVDSSLEEEAAKYISVDKGVNTTVEALKGAADILAEEVAEKANLRAYVREYFLKSGVFRAKIKKDHPEGSTKYEMYRDYQINVKNIASHNMLALLRGEAEKIINLDLDFDESVVLSYLEDREIKTKNKEIREFYRVMLKDAFNRLMKPSLISEVIANRKTYADIESIKTFESNLRELLLSSPAGMKPTIAIDPGFRTGCKVAVIDNTGKFLEYQAIFPHSAASQRQQASQTIERLINKYNIQLIAIGNGTAGRETDEFVAEVIEKLATKPVKVMVNESGASIYSASEIAIAEFPDLDITVRGAISIGRRLQDPLAELVKIDPKSIGVGQYQHDVDQKLLKQKLDETVESCVNYVGVNLNTASGELLGFVSGINATIAKNIITYRDKHGAFSERFQLLSVPKLGAKTFEQSAGFLRISGGKNPLDNTAVHPESYAVVKAIFSDLNVPLAEISQASKQLKSINLQKYVTVTVGEPTLRDIINELEKPGRDPRAEFKYATFAAGVKEIRDLTVGMELEGVVTNVANFGAFVDIGVHQDGLVHISQMADKFVDDPNKFVKVGQVVKVRVMEVKENLKRISLSMRSR from the coding sequence ATGGTAGATATTGCTCAGTTTTTAACTAAAGAGCTTTCCCTAAAACCTTCTCAAGTTAAGAACGCCTTAGAATTATTTGCAGAATCTGCGTCAATTCCCTTTATTGCTCGTTACCGCAAAGAACGCACGGGAGAAATGAACGAAATTCAGTTGCGGGAATTGTCGGATAGATTTACTTACCTCAGCGAACTTGAAGAACGAAAGACGACGGTTATAAATGCGATCGCCGACCTTGGTAAACTTACAGAGGAACTAAAGCTCAAAATTGACTCTTGTTTGCAAAAAACCGAACTTGAGGATCTTTATTTACCTTACAAACCCAAAAGGCGCACGAAAGCCACTATTGCTAAAGATAAAGGTTTACAACCCTTAGCAGAATTTATTAAAGCAAACTTTGTTGATAGTTCTTTGGAAGAAGAAGCCGCAAAATATATTTCTGTAGATAAAGGCGTAAATACCACCGTTGAAGCGCTAAAAGGTGCGGCGGATATTTTGGCGGAAGAAGTAGCAGAAAAGGCTAATTTACGTGCTTACGTGCGCGAATATTTCCTAAAATCGGGCGTATTTAGAGCAAAAATCAAAAAAGATCATCCCGAAGGTAGTACCAAGTACGAAATGTACCGCGACTACCAAATTAACGTCAAAAATATTGCTTCGCACAATATGTTAGCTCTTTTGCGCGGTGAAGCGGAGAAAATTATTAATTTAGACCTTGATTTTGATGAATCTGTAGTATTAAGTTATTTAGAAGATCGGGAAATTAAAACTAAAAACAAGGAAATTCGAGAGTTTTATCGAGTTATGCTCAAAGATGCTTTCAATCGCTTAATGAAGCCATCTTTAATTAGCGAAGTAATTGCTAATAGAAAAACTTACGCAGACATTGAATCTATTAAAACATTTGAAAGTAATTTAAGAGAATTATTGCTATCCAGTCCCGCCGGGATGAAACCAACTATAGCAATTGATCCAGGGTTTAGAACTGGTTGTAAAGTAGCAGTTATTGATAACACAGGCAAGTTTTTGGAATATCAAGCGATATTTCCTCACTCTGCTGCATCACAACGCCAGCAAGCAAGTCAAACAATTGAAAGATTAATTAATAAATACAATATTCAACTAATAGCAATTGGTAATGGTACAGCAGGGAGAGAAACCGATGAATTTGTTGCTGAAGTTATAGAAAAATTAGCAACTAAGCCCGTTAAAGTTATGGTAAACGAATCGGGAGCATCAATTTATTCTGCTAGTGAAATTGCGATCGCTGAGTTTCCCGATTTAGATATTACAGTACGCGGTGCGATTAGTATTGGTAGGCGTTTGCAAGATCCTTTAGCAGAGCTTGTAAAAATCGATCCTAAATCTATTGGTGTGGGACAATATCAGCACGATGTCGATCAAAAGTTACTCAAACAAAAGCTAGATGAGACGGTAGAAAGCTGCGTTAACTATGTAGGTGTGAATCTCAACACCGCTTCAGGAGAGCTTCTAGGATTTGTTTCGGGAATTAATGCCACGATCGCTAAAAATATTATTACTTATAGAGATAAACACGGCGCATTTAGCGAGCGCTTTCAATTATTATCTGTACCCAAACTCGGCGCAAAAACCTTTGAACAATCGGCGGGATTTCTGCGGATTAGTGGCGGAAAAAACCCCTTAGACAATACTGCTGTACATCCAGAGAGTTACGCTGTTGTAAAAGCGATATTCAGTGACTTAAATGTGCCATTAGCGGAGATTTCCCAAGCATCCAAGCAGCTTAAATCAATAAATTTGCAAAAGTATGTCACCGTTACCGTTGGCGAGCCTACATTGCGCGATATCATCAACGAATTAGAAAAACCTGGCAGAGATCCAAGAGCAGAATTTAAGTATGCAACCTTTGCAGCAGGAGTGAAAGAGATTAGAGATTTAACTGTGGGAATGGAGTTAGAGGGAGTGGTTACAAATGTAGCTAATTTCGGTGCATTTGTAGATATTGGTGTGCATCAAGATGGGTTAGTGCATATATCGCAAATGGCAGATAAATTTGTAGACGATCCTAATAAATTTGTCAAGGTTGGACAAGTTGTAAAGGTAAGGGTAATGGAAGTTAAAGAGAATTTAAAGCGGATAAGTTTATCAATGCGATCGCGCTAA
- a CDS encoding serine/threonine protein kinase, whose protein sequence is MIAGKTLQGGKYTLEQELGRGGFGITFKATHRYLNQVVVIKTLNESLRREAQFAKFQSQFQDEARRLATCVHPNIVRVSDFFIEDGLPYMVMDYIPGATLDLVVFPDQPLLETKAIHYIQQIGAALQVVHQNNLLHRDIKPQNIILRQGTEEVVLIDFGIAREFTPGSTQTHTGMVSEGYAPIEQYLYQAPRTPATDVYGLAATMYALLTARVPVAASLRDRLPLPAPVDLQPQLSKSLSQAVMRGMAVEAKFRPATISEWLALLPAVTKAIPVTPVQTLATVALIPQHYKKPDRLVPPPRTIPAVKKRPFPWLLIGGGVALASIAGVALSQVLSNYLQQPNSVPVVIPSPEVRETTPPPVEASPTPVLEPTPDTKPTTQNSPTPDVSPSPDVTDSPIPSDTVSPAVRQKWREIRRRRSLSPTPLESPTPTISPTPTVSPTPINENPDVVVPTEEMSPFPTPEITDESEDNSGRQKPDKEEKAERQDKDD, encoded by the coding sequence ATGATAGCTGGCAAAACATTACAGGGCGGAAAATATACCTTAGAGCAAGAACTAGGGCGCGGTGGTTTTGGCATTACGTTCAAAGCTACTCATCGTTATCTAAATCAAGTCGTGGTAATTAAAACCCTGAATGAGTCTTTGCGGCGCGAGGCGCAATTTGCCAAGTTTCAAAGTCAGTTTCAAGATGAAGCAAGAAGACTCGCTACTTGTGTACATCCAAATATTGTGCGCGTCAGTGACTTTTTTATTGAAGATGGTTTGCCCTACATGGTCATGGATTACATACCAGGGGCAACTTTAGACTTGGTAGTATTTCCCGATCAACCACTTCTTGAAACCAAGGCGATTCACTATATTCAGCAAATTGGCGCAGCGTTGCAGGTAGTACATCAAAATAATTTGCTGCATCGGGATATCAAGCCGCAAAATATAATTCTGCGCCAAGGTACAGAGGAAGTTGTTTTAATTGATTTTGGCATTGCTCGTGAATTTACCCCTGGTTCAACTCAAACTCATACAGGGATGGTGTCGGAAGGTTACGCGCCCATTGAACAGTATCTCTACCAAGCCCCCCGCACGCCTGCCACCGATGTCTACGGGTTGGCAGCAACAATGTATGCCTTACTTACTGCGCGAGTTCCGGTGGCGGCTTCTTTGCGCGATCGCCTGCCGCTACCTGCTCCCGTTGACTTGCAACCTCAATTAAGCAAGTCCTTAAGTCAAGCTGTAATGCGTGGTATGGCGGTAGAAGCAAAGTTTCGTCCTGCCACTATCTCCGAATGGTTGGCACTGCTTCCCGCCGTTACTAAGGCTATTCCTGTGACTCCTGTACAGACACTAGCAACGGTAGCTTTAATTCCCCAGCACTACAAAAAACCCGATCGCCTAGTACCGCCACCTAGAACGATTCCGGCGGTCAAAAAACGCCCTTTTCCTTGGTTATTAATTGGCGGTGGTGTTGCCTTGGCATCAATAGCGGGAGTAGCTTTAAGTCAGGTTTTATCCAACTACTTGCAGCAACCCAACTCTGTACCTGTTGTCATACCTTCGCCAGAAGTTCGCGAGACGACACCGCCGCCAGTAGAAGCTAGTCCGACACCAGTTTTAGAACCAACACCGGATACAAAGCCAACAACTCAAAATTCGCCTACGCCAGATGTTAGTCCTTCTCCTGACGTTACCGATTCACCCATTCCTAGCGATACGGTTTCCCCTGCGGTGCGACAAAAGTGGCGGGAAATCCGCCGTAGGCGATCGCTTTCTCCAACTCCTTTAGAATCTCCAACTCCTACTATTTCTCCAACTCCTACTGTTTCTCCCACTCCTATTAATGAAAATCCTGATGTAGTTGTACCTACAGAAGAAATGTCCCCCTTTCCTACGCCAGAAATAACGGACGAATCAGAGGATAATTCTGGGCGGCAAAAACCAGACAAGGAAGAAAAGGCAGAACGCCAAGATAAGGACGACTAA
- a CDS encoding BamA/TamA family outer membrane protein has translation MCVFYLKLVVLAVIFNLNVYCVGATTLPEMLRQQRDSKAPESDLFILATDVQIIGAKAELTEIVRNVISTRQGSDTSNRQLQADIKAILATGLFVSAQANTTSNATGIDVVITVEPIIVTAIASPNANVLPANITLKLFQTQFGKEISLEAINQSRAEIDKWYTENGYVAAKVLAINPSPDGVLTIDVAEGIVSNVKFRFLNRDGDPTDSKGNLIKSRTTTEFLRREVRVKPGDVVKSRTIEQDLRQLYQLGLFRTVNVALVGAGEQVEVIYDLTEKPARSVSPGGGYDDDTGIYGTIEYQDFNLSGINNSIDVDLQFSRRDLQFATTFTSPYRASEPDLPGYEVTVFRRRGTSPTFDSDIDLANGSNPREGRYGGGFILNKPIDEWQTSLGLNYTRISIRDRDGNISPIDELGNQLSFSGKGIDDLTIVSVSAIKDDRNDRSNPTQGSIVSLSTEQSIPIGRGDITMNRLQANYIQYFPVQILGQRNIEVLAFNLQGGTIIGDLPPYEAFNLGGLDSVRAYGGSEVGSGRSYVLASAEYRFLIFQPVGGVLFADFATDLGSGDTVLGEPAVVRGKPGTGFSYGAGLRVESPIGLLRADFGINDRGESQVQFGIGQRF, from the coding sequence ATGTGTGTTTTTTATCTTAAACTTGTTGTCTTGGCAGTTATTTTTAACTTAAATGTATACTGTGTAGGTGCGACAACGTTACCAGAAATGCTGAGGCAGCAAAGAGATAGTAAGGCCCCAGAAAGCGATTTATTTATTTTGGCTACTGATGTCCAGATAATAGGCGCAAAGGCAGAATTAACAGAAATTGTCCGCAATGTGATTTCTACGCGTCAGGGGAGCGATACAAGCAACCGCCAGTTGCAAGCAGACATTAAAGCAATTTTAGCTACGGGTTTATTTGTGAGCGCCCAAGCAAATACTACTAGCAACGCCACGGGAATAGATGTAGTAATTACTGTAGAGCCAATAATTGTCACAGCTATTGCCAGCCCCAATGCTAACGTTCTACCAGCAAATATCACCTTAAAACTATTTCAAACCCAGTTTGGCAAGGAGATTAGCTTAGAGGCTATCAATCAAAGCCGAGCAGAAATTGACAAGTGGTATACCGAAAATGGCTATGTAGCAGCAAAAGTATTAGCAATAAATCCAAGTCCCGATGGAGTGCTAACTATAGACGTAGCAGAAGGAATTGTCAGCAATGTTAAATTCCGCTTTTTGAATCGCGATGGCGATCCTACAGACTCAAAAGGAAACTTGATTAAAAGCCGGACAACTACAGAATTTTTGCGCCGCGAAGTTAGAGTAAAACCGGGGGATGTAGTCAAAAGTCGCACGATCGAACAAGATTTGCGGCAGTTGTATCAACTAGGATTATTTAGAACCGTTAATGTGGCTTTAGTAGGCGCAGGTGAGCAAGTTGAAGTCATTTATGACTTGACAGAGAAACCTGCTCGCAGCGTCAGCCCTGGGGGTGGTTATGATGACGATACAGGGATTTACGGCACAATCGAATATCAAGACTTTAATCTGAGCGGCATTAATAATTCTATAGATGTAGATTTGCAATTTAGCCGCCGCGACTTACAATTTGCTACTACTTTTACAAGTCCTTACCGCGCTAGCGAACCCGATCTTCCAGGTTATGAAGTGACTGTATTTCGTCGCCGGGGAACTTCGCCGACTTTTGATAGCGATATTGATTTAGCTAATGGTAGTAATCCCCGTGAAGGACGCTATGGCGGCGGTTTTATCCTCAATAAACCTATTGATGAGTGGCAAACATCTTTGGGGTTAAATTATACCCGTATTAGTATCCGCGATCGCGATGGTAATATTTCCCCCATTGATGAATTAGGCAATCAGCTTTCTTTTAGTGGTAAAGGAATTGACGATCTGACAATAGTATCAGTTAGCGCCATCAAAGACGATCGCAACGATCGCAGTAATCCGACGCAAGGATCAATTGTTAGCCTAAGTACCGAGCAATCAATCCCGATTGGGAGAGGTGATATTACAATGAATCGCCTACAAGCAAACTACATTCAATACTTTCCGGTACAGATACTTGGACAAAGAAATATAGAGGTTTTAGCCTTTAATCTCCAAGGTGGCACTATTATCGGCGATTTGCCACCCTATGAAGCTTTCAACTTAGGTGGACTTGATTCAGTTAGAGCTTATGGAGGTTCGGAAGTTGGTAGCGGACGCTCTTATGTTTTAGCCTCGGCGGAGTACCGCTTTTTGATTTTTCAACCCGTAGGCGGCGTACTATTTGCAGATTTTGCCACAGATTTGGGTTCGGGCGACACGGTGTTAGGAGAACCTGCGGTAGTTCGAGGTAAACCAGGTACGGGCTTTTCCTATGGTGCGGGCTTGCGGGTAGAATCGCCTATAGGTTTATTGCGAGCAGATTTTGGCATTAATGACAGAGGCGAAAGTCAGGTACAGTTTGGAATTGGACAAAGATTTTAG
- the ntrB gene encoding nitrate ABC transporter permease has product MLIQFNLAALAVAGQLAWKRTKPAIIKEAILLPLAGFLGVIILWWFVATFLTDLMPTPAQAFVENLDYILNPFYRRGPGNLGLGWLLLASLRRVLIGFALGALVAIPVGFLIGMSKQALLALNPIIQIFKPVSPLAWLPISLAIFNLADPSAIFVIFITSLWPTIINTALGVSSVNKDYLDVARVLEMPRWRQITKIILPASLPYIFTGLRISLGIAWLVIVAVEMLTGGVGIGFFVWDEWSRLNLSSVFLAVLVIGITGLVLDYAVGKIETFVTHRPKTS; this is encoded by the coding sequence ATGCTAATACAGTTTAATCTTGCAGCCCTTGCGGTTGCTGGACAACTTGCCTGGAAACGGACTAAACCTGCAATTATCAAAGAAGCAATTTTACTACCTCTGGCGGGTTTTTTGGGGGTAATTATCCTCTGGTGGTTTGTGGCAACTTTTTTAACAGACTTAATGCCCACTCCTGCCCAAGCCTTTGTAGAAAACTTAGACTATATTTTAAATCCTTTCTATCGTCGCGGTCCCGGAAACTTGGGCTTAGGTTGGTTATTACTAGCCAGTTTGCGGCGAGTATTAATTGGTTTTGCCTTGGGTGCTTTAGTCGCTATTCCTGTAGGATTTTTAATTGGAATGTCCAAGCAAGCACTACTTGCCCTTAATCCGATTATTCAAATATTTAAACCTGTATCTCCTTTAGCTTGGTTGCCTATTTCTCTAGCAATTTTCAACTTAGCCGATCCTTCAGCGATTTTTGTAATTTTCATTACCTCCTTGTGGCCGACAATTATCAACACGGCTTTGGGCGTTTCTAGCGTCAACAAAGATTATTTAGATGTGGCGCGAGTGTTGGAAATGCCGCGATGGAGACAAATTACTAAAATAATTTTACCTGCAAGCCTACCTTACATTTTCACAGGATTGCGAATTAGTCTAGGGATTGCTTGGCTAGTAATTGTTGCCGTTGAGATGCTGACTGGTGGTGTAGGAATTGGCTTTTTTGTGTGGGATGAATGGAGTCGTTTAAACTTAAGTTCGGTATTTTTGGCAGTATTAGTAATTGGCATCACTGGGTTAGTGCTTGATTATGCTGTAGGCAAAATAGAAACTTTCGTTACTCATCGCCCAAAAACTTCTTAA
- a CDS encoding lipid-A-disaccharide synthase-related protein — MSNKSEFRLLCLSNGHGEDIVAVRILQELSQISKKLNISALPLVGEGRAYFAADIPVIGSVQAMPSGGFLYMDGRQLVRDLQGGLLQLTYTQLKAMRTWVKDGGGKILAVGDVVPLLFAWWSSANYAFVGTAKSEYYVRDGLGNLRQNNRMANFLGLNSSIYLPWERWLMSNPRSLAVFPRDQMTAKMLQKWRIPVFDLGNPMMDGLIPVHPLQISALAQLSIVLLPGSRVPEVYTNWQQILVAIFSLLEVFSDRSLLFLGAISAQVNLEILAQMLVKAGFCSLNNQTFTYKNASIVLSQTAYNECLARADIAIAMAGTATEQFVGLGKPAIAFPGNGPQFTYSFAEAQSRHLGSSLILLEHPNQTGEAVQTLLTDTEQLAQIAENGYKRMGKPGAARRIAECLIEQFEQNN, encoded by the coding sequence ATGTCCAACAAGTCTGAATTTCGATTACTTTGCCTCAGTAATGGTCATGGAGAGGATATAGTTGCTGTGCGTATTTTACAGGAACTAAGCCAAATCTCGAAGAAACTCAATATTTCGGCCCTGCCCCTAGTTGGTGAAGGGAGAGCATACTTTGCGGCAGATATTCCGGTGATTGGCTCTGTGCAAGCTATGCCTTCGGGTGGTTTTCTTTACATGGATGGGCGGCAATTGGTACGGGACTTACAAGGAGGTTTATTGCAACTAACTTATACTCAGCTCAAAGCTATGCGTACTTGGGTAAAAGATGGCGGTGGCAAGATTTTAGCTGTGGGAGATGTCGTACCATTATTGTTTGCTTGGTGGAGCAGTGCTAACTATGCTTTTGTGGGGACAGCCAAATCGGAATACTACGTGCGCGATGGGTTGGGAAATCTACGCCAAAATAATCGCATGGCAAATTTTTTAGGGTTGAATAGTTCTATTTATTTACCTTGGGAACGCTGGCTAATGAGCAATCCTCGTTCTTTAGCAGTTTTTCCTAGAGATCAAATGACTGCAAAAATGTTGCAAAAATGGCGTATCCCAGTGTTTGACTTAGGCAACCCGATGATGGATGGATTAATCCCCGTCCACCCTCTACAAATATCTGCCCTAGCACAATTGAGTATTGTTTTGCTTCCTGGTTCTAGAGTGCCGGAAGTTTACACCAATTGGCAACAAATTTTAGTAGCAATTTTTAGCTTACTAGAAGTTTTTAGCGATCGCTCTTTGTTATTTTTGGGGGCAATTTCCGCTCAAGTCAATCTAGAAATTCTGGCTCAAATGCTCGTCAAAGCAGGTTTTTGTTCATTAAATAACCAAACCTTCACTTATAAAAATGCCTCAATTGTTTTAAGTCAAACAGCTTATAACGAGTGTTTGGCAAGAGCAGACATTGCGATCGCCATGGCGGGGACAGCAACAGAACAATTTGTTGGACTTGGCAAACCGGCGATCGCCTTTCCTGGTAATGGCCCGCAATTTACCTATAGTTTTGCCGAAGCCCAAAGCCGTCATTTAGGGTCATCGCTCATTTTATTAGAGCATCCAAACCAAACGGGGGAAGCGGTACAGACTTTATTAACTGATACTGAGCAGTTAGCGCAAATTGCCGAAAATGGTTATAAACGCATGGGAAAACCTGGCGCAGCGCGGCGAATTGCCGAGTGTTTGATCGAGCAATTTGAGCAAAATAATTAA